The proteins below come from a single Rhodohalobacter sp. SW132 genomic window:
- the clpP gene encoding ATP-dependent Clp endopeptidase proteolytic subunit ClpP encodes MGDIAQVQNNLVPMVVETTSRGERAYDIYSRLLKDRIVILGTPVNDTVASTIVAQLLFLESQDPEKDINLYINSPGGVVSAGLAIYDTMQYLRCDVSTTCVGMAASMGAVLLTAGAKGKRNVLPHARVMIHQPLGGVQGQASDIEIEAAEILRIKKELTGIIADHSGQSPEKVTEDSDRNKWMSAQEAVDYGLVDTVMRRNSSNEK; translated from the coding sequence ATGGGTGATATCGCCCAGGTTCAGAACAATCTTGTACCGATGGTGGTGGAAACCACAAGCCGCGGTGAACGCGCATACGATATCTATTCCCGTCTGCTAAAAGATCGTATTGTTATTCTCGGTACTCCTGTGAATGATACGGTAGCGAGTACAATTGTAGCTCAGCTGCTGTTCCTTGAGTCGCAGGATCCCGAAAAAGACATCAATCTTTACATTAACAGTCCGGGCGGAGTGGTATCAGCCGGGCTCGCCATCTACGACACCATGCAATATCTGCGGTGTGATGTATCCACCACGTGTGTGGGAATGGCCGCATCCATGGGGGCTGTGCTTTTAACGGCTGGTGCAAAAGGCAAACGAAATGTACTGCCTCACGCACGTGTGATGATTCACCAGCCGCTGGGCGGAGTTCAGGGTCAGGCGAGTGATATTGAGATTGAAGCGGCAGAAATTTTACGCATCAAGAAAGAACTAACCGGAATCATCGCCGATCATTCCGGGCAAAGCCCAGAAAAAGTCACAGAAGATTCCGATCGTAACAAATGGATGTCTGCCCAGGAAGCCGTGGATTACGGGCTGGTAGATACTGTTATGCGACGTAATTCATCAAATGAGAAATAA